In a single window of the Natator depressus isolate rNatDep1 chromosome 24, rNatDep2.hap1, whole genome shotgun sequence genome:
- the LOC141977335 gene encoding lysosomal acid glucosylceramidase-like translates to MWTGCASIVGWFLFIQTAPGVAGGYPCNAKNFGHNSLVCECNASYCDTLDPVVVPAVGTYAKYESSKAGKRLERSEGRFQSDSMAPDLLLKLDTAQQYQKVKGFGGALTDSAAMNIMALSPGTQTNLLKSYFSEEGIEYNLVRVPMASCDFSVRLYTYDDSEGDFELRNFSLTEEDTKLKIPILQHAQAVARTPLSLYASPWTSPIWLKTNGAMTGRGTLKGKPGDKYHKTWANYFIRFLDEYAKHNLTFWAVTAGNEPTAGEIIFYPFQCLGFSPEHQRDFIAQDLGPALANSSHKGIQLIMLDDQRVMLPYWAEVVLNDPVAASFINGIGIHWYLDFLAPIDLTLSITHHLFPSYYLLSTEASTGSYFWEPRVVLGGWDRGSKYSHSILTNLNNYVTGWTDWNLALDMDGGPNWSKNYVDSPVIVDSSKDLFYKQPMFYHMGHFSKFVPEGSQRVRLVISKKCYKCNLEYAAFLRPDRAAALVVLNRYPTDVPFGISDPGVGFIEAVAPADSIQTYLWRR, encoded by the exons ATGTGGACTGGGTGCGCCAGCATCGTGGGCTGGTTCCTTTTCATCCAGACAGCGCCCGGGGTGGCAG GCGGCTATCCCTGCAATGCCAAGAACTTTGGCCACAACTCTCTGGTGTGTGAATGCAACGCCTCATATTGTGACACGCTGGACCCCGTTGTCGTCCCGGCCGTGGGCACGTACGCCAAGTATGAGAGCAGCAAGGCGGGCAAGCGGCTGGAGCGCAGTGAGGGGAGGTTCCAGAGCGACTCCATGGCCCCAG ATCTGTTGCTGAAGCTGGACACGGCGCAGCAGTACCAGAAAGTGAAGGGCTTTGGCGGGGCTCTCACAGACTCCGCCGCCATGAACATCATGGCCCTGTCCCCGGGTACCCAGACCAACCTACTCAAGTCGTACTTCTCAGAGGAAG ggatcgAGTACAACCTGGTCCGCGTCCCCATGGCCAGCTGTGACTTCTCTGTCCGTCTCTACACCTATGATGACTCTGAGGGGGACTTCGAGCTGAGGAACTTTAGCCTGACCGAGGAGGACACGAAGCTGAAA atCCCCATTCTCCAGCATGCCCAGGCCGTGGCCAGGACGCCGCTCTCCCTGTACGCCAGTCCCTGGACGTCCCCCATCTGGCTGAAAACTAACGGAGCCATGACCGGAAGGGGCACGCTGAAGGGGAAGCCGGGGGACAAGTATCACAAGACCTGGGCCAACTACTTCATCAG GTTCCTGGATGAATACGCCAAGCACAACTTGACGTTCTGGGCGGTGACGGCTGGGAACGAGCCCACGGCTGGAGAGATCATCTTCTACCCCTTCCAGTGCCTGGGCTTCTCCCCTGAGCACCAACGGGACTTCATCGCCCAGGACCTGGGCCCGGCACTGGCCAACAGCTCGCACAAGGGCATCCAGCTCATCATGCTGGACGACCAGCGAGTGATGCTGCCCTACTGGGCGGAAGTG gtCCTGAATGACCCTGTGGCCGCCAGCTTCATCAACGGCATCGGCATTCACTGGTACCTGGACTTCCTGGCGCCCATCGACCTCACGCTGTCCATCACCCACCACCTCTTCCCCAGCTACTACCTGCTCTCCACAGAGGCCTCCACAGGGTCCTACTTCTGGGAGCCCCGGGTGGTTCTGGGTGGCTGGGACCGAGGGAGCAAGTACAGCCACAGCATCCTGACG AACCTGAACAACTATGTCACGGGCTGGACAGACTGGAACCTGGCCCTGGACATGGACGGGGGGCCCAACTGGAGCAAGAACTACGTGGACAGCCCGGTCATTGTGGACAGCAGCAAGGATCTCTTCTACAAGCAGCCCATGTTCTACCACATGGGCCATTTCAG CAAGTTCGTCCCCGAGGGCTCCCAGCGCGTGCGGCTGGTCATCTCCAAGAAATGCTACAAGTGCAACCTGGAGTACGCAGCCTTCCTGCGCCCAGACCGGGCCGCCGCGCTCGTGGTCCTGAACAG GTACCCCACGGACGTGCCGTTCGGGATCTCAGACCCAGGCGTTGGCTTCATTGAGGCTGTGGCTCCGGCTGACTCCATCCAGACCTACCTGTGGAGACGCTAA